The following is a genomic window from Carassius gibelio isolate Cgi1373 ecotype wild population from Czech Republic chromosome B20, carGib1.2-hapl.c, whole genome shotgun sequence.
TTAACTTGGCTTTTccccagtttttttattttttatttctggtgTTAAGATTCAGTAATTTGAATGGTTAGCAAGGCAACAAACCCTGGcagaacttaattttttttttttcaggaatatgGCAAAATGTTAAAGCGTTTAATGCTGCATAGTTGAATTAAACCGTTTTTGTCAAGTAAAATAAGTGCAAGTCATTTTGGTTTTAAAGTCTTGAAAATGTAATGCTTGTAAGCAATAAGGATTTTGTGCTCCTCCCATTCACACTGGCTGTTGTCAAATCTAAAGTTTTACTTTAACCTCTTTTTCTTATTGTGTTTAACTTTTCTAAGGAGCATACAAAAGCTAAGAAGGGAGCTGTGGAGGAGGAGCCCCTTCTGAAGGACAACCCCCACCGCTTTGTCATTTTCCCAATTCAGTACCATGACATCTGGCAGATGTACAAGAAGGCCGAGGCCTCTTTCTGGACTGCAGAGGAGGTGAGCTTCTAGTATTTGTTAACATGGGTGATATTACATTTATGGGTCTCATGGCATCAAAGCTGCTGGCATACTttgatctaaaaaaataaaataaaaaaataattgcagcATTTTGaaagttttgcatttttattttctccaaGGTTGACCTGTCCAAAGATCTTCAGCACTGGGACTCCCTGAAAGACGAGGAGAGATACTTCATCTCTCATGTTTTGGCTTTTTTTGCTGCGAGTGATGGCATCGTCAATGAGAACTTGGTGAGTTCAGAGGCAAACTTGTGCAAACACCTGTAAAAAGCCACTCTATTCTAATCGCTTGTCTTCTGTGGTTTTCTAGGTGGAGCGATTTACTCAGGAAGTCCAAGTAACTGAAGCCCGTTGCTTCTACGGTTTCCAGATCGCCATGGAAAACATCCACTCTGAAATGTACAGTCTGTTGATTGACACCTACATCAAAAGTCCCAAAGAGAGGTGAGATTTTGGATATGGAGTTATTTAGGGCGATGATGAGTGGCGCAGGGGTACGTACCTCAGCTGATAATGGGAGCTGAGTGTTGACTGTTCAAGATCAGTGGACATGTGGTCAGCTGGTTGTAGGGCGTCAGCACGAAACTATCGCCTTAACTGAGCTCCATAAACATGCTTGTCTAATAACTATGATCTGTGTATGTAGACATTAGTTGACTAATGAGgctttttttattgtctttcagAGAATTTCTCTTCAATGCCATTGAGACCATGCCTTGTGTAAAGAAGAAGGCCGACTGGGCGCTCAACTGGATTGGTGACAAAAATGCACAATACGGTATGTTGtattaatttacagttttagttgttttattattatttttttttttttataaggtttGATCTAATAAGTGTTTGTATTTAGGGGAGCGAGTGGTGGCTTTTGCTGCTGTGGAAGGAATCTTCTTTTCTGGGTCTTTTGCTTCTATTTTCTGGCTAAAGAAGAGAGGACTCATGCCAGGCCTCACCTTCTCCAATGAACTTATCAGCAGAGATGAGGTAACCATTTTAAGATGCACCCTAACTGGTATTAAATGCTTCTGGAAGTCTATTGTGTAAGCTGAAGGTGGTCTTCACGTTTATCCTTACAGGGTCTACACTGTGACTTTGCCTGCCTCATGTTCAAGCACTTGGTCAACAAACCTTCAGAGGCAACAGTAAAGAAGATCATCATGAATGCAGTTGAGATTGAACAGGTTTGTGTGCCATATACACTTCGATGACTGTCTTTGTTGCTTTGGGTTTGTGTGTTTGTAGAAGCTGTTCTGTAACTTCAGTGAAACGCATcccatttgtaagaaacaaatctattttCTCTAACTTCTAGGAATTCCTGACTGATGCTCTGCCAGTAAAGCTTATTGGCATGAATTGTGATCTGATGAAGCAATACATTGAATTTGTGGCTGATAGACTTCTGCTGGAGCTGGGATTTGACAAGGTAGGGTTGAAGGTTGATCATTTTATGTAGTAGTTCTCAATCTCTACTCATGGTGGCAGTATAGTCTTTGTGTCTGACCTCAGGTGTAAATGAcctttcatttaaatgtattttaacttgAACTTTTAAATATTGCTTTCTAGGTCTATAAAGTGGAAAATCCTTTTGACTTCATGGAGAACATTTCCTTGGAGGGGAAGACCAACTTCTTTGAGAAGCGAGTCGGCGAGTACCAGCGGATGGGAGTCATGTCCGGACCCACAGATAACACTTTCAGACTGGATGCTGATTTTTAGAGTTTTTCTTCTGCGTGAATGAATGGAAACAAACTATGAACTGTTTGGACTCTGAGGAGTTTCGACCTCACTTATTTCTAcagtttctattatttttttttcttgaactttCACTTTAGTTTTAATCTagtattaaaatgtctttttatttttgttgttttaaataataataaaaagaaaccctgctgctctttttcttttgctttgccTTTTGGGCATGGTAAAGAACCGAAATGGTATCTACAActcattttttcacttttattgtaACATACATTCGTTTACTTCAATGgtgttgtattatatttttaaataaagtagacTTGATTTAACTAGTGCTGAAGTTCCTTTGTTGCCTGTCACTTGGTAAAGGGGTAATTTACTATCATTTTGGAATACAAGTGCTTTTCAACTGTTTCATTGAACATGTAGGTATAGTGTACATTAACTTCCAGGAAAGGAAGTGTAAAACTTGGCAAGATTTGCCTTAGTTTACACGGGCTTAAATTCTTTCAGTTGCTGTGAAGCTTTATAGCACCTGCCCAAACTGGACCACATTCTTTCAAAATGTCTGTTTTCACATTGAGGTAGTGTGAAAAATCAAGGAAAAAATTGACTGGAGGTTTATTTCCGTATCGTTAGTTTTTAACTTCTTGAAAGTCCTTTAGATACATTGAGCCAGTAGTTACTGACTAATAAATGAtctatttaaaattaacttttttttttcaacctgaGAATGTGAACTTCAAGTTTAATCAAGACGTAATGTTTTAGTGCACTGAGTGGATGAAATGGTTCTCTCCATGCACCTTTTTGTAATGAGCAACATTGCGGACATGGAAACTTCTAAA
Proteins encoded in this region:
- the LOC127984438 gene encoding ribonucleoside-diphosphate reductase subunit M2-like → MQSTRSPLKTKNENTISAKINTMSLVDKENTPPSLSSSRILASKTARKIFDSEEHTKAKKGAVEEEPLLKDNPHRFVIFPIQYHDIWQMYKKAEASFWTAEEVDLSKDLQHWDSLKDEERYFISHVLAFFAASDGIVNENLVERFTQEVQVTEARCFYGFQIAMENIHSEMYSLLIDTYIKSPKEREFLFNAIETMPCVKKKADWALNWIGDKNAQYGERVVAFAAVEGIFFSGSFASIFWLKKRGLMPGLTFSNELISRDEGLHCDFACLMFKHLVNKPSEATVKKIIMNAVEIEQEFLTDALPVKLIGMNCDLMKQYIEFVADRLLLELGFDKVYKVENPFDFMENISLEGKTNFFEKRVGEYQRMGVMSGPTDNTFRLDADF